GGCCATTTGTACTCACTTTTTATGGGCTACATGTTCACACCCTTTGCTTAATGTCATATCGGTATGTTTCTCTTCATTAAGAAACCTTCGTATCTCTGTATAATATTGCTCATGCCATGATGTCGGGTATGAATGAAACATAGTAGCAGCCTACCTTAGGATacctctcatttctctctctagCCCTGAAATCACATGGAGCTGTGAGTAGAGATTCACCTGATGATATGGAAACCCCTCTCAGCCCAAGGACCATGAGTAACCAGACGCTAGTAACAGAGTTTATCTTGCAGGGCTTTTCAGAGCACCCAGAATACCATGTGCTCTTATTCAGCTGTTTCCTCTCCCTCTACTCTGTGGCCCTCACAGGTAATCTCCTCATCATTTTGGCCATCAGCTTCAACTCTGGGCTCCATACCCCCATGTACTTTTTTCTGTTCAACTTGGCTACCATGGATATTATCTGCACCTCTTCCATCATGCCCAAAGCACTGGAGGGTCTGATGTCAGAGGAGAGCTCCATCTCTTATGGGGGTTGCATGGCCCAGCTCTATTTCCTCACATGGGCTGCATCCTCTGAGCTGCTCCTCCTCACGGTCATGGCCTATGACCGGTATGCAGCCATCTGCCACCCTCTGCATTACAGCACCATGATGAGCAAGGCTTTCTGCAGCAAGCTGACCACAGGTGTCTGGGTACTCTGTGCCTTCAACACAGCCATCCACACTGGGCTGATGCTGCGGTTGAATTTCTGTGGTCCCAATATCGTTACCCATTTTTTCTGTGAGGTCCCTCCTCTGTTGCTTCTCTCCTGCAGCTCCACCTATGTGAATATCATCATGGTTGTCCTGGCTGATGCCTTTTATGGCATATTGAACTTCCTGATGACCCTCGTGTCATATGGCTTTATCATCTCCAGCATTCTAAAGATGCGGACTgtagaggggaagaaaaaagcgTTTTCCACCTGCTCTTCCCACCTCATtgtggtgtgtatgtattataCCGCTGTCTTCTATGCCTACATAAGCCCTGTCTCTAGCTACAGTGCAGAGAAGAGCAAGTTGGCTGGTGTATTGTACACCATGTTGAGCCCTACTCTCAACCCCCTAATGTATACTCTGAGAAACAAGGAGGTCAAAGCAGCCCTCAGGAAGATTTTCTCCTTCAccagaaattaatttctgtctTCTGCAACTTTTGTAGGAGACTGCATATTGAAGTCCACGGTGGCCTCAGAGACTCTCCAATGAATAAGGCTTTGAAAACTACCACTAATGAACCAGTGTGATTACGAGGTTTTCAACATGCTGTGTAGAGCAATTATTGGTAATCGTCTTGGTTTCttgcaatttttatattttctgcatcttgtaatggatttttaaaaaaaataaatagtacttAAATGAGTATTGAGTGATTAAGAGCACATTACtcatctggaaaaacaaaactcatttgaTCTATATCCTTAGAAAATTGGTAATTCAGTTAAGAATACACTAGTACTCATGATGatgaatgtaaaaagaaaaggcataacAGTGTTGCTTTGCAGGGTGTGGTGTGGATGTACAGAGAAGACATGTGTAGTGTGGAAGGAGCCCTACACTGGTTGGGGagaagatctgggttcaaattcagaCTCTTTCAGAGTACTCAATCCACTTCAGCTGTAGCTTCCTTCTAAGTGtaatggggaaaataaatgaatctagAGATTGTGTCCGGACTGAACAAGAGAACTGAAGACAATGATATCAAGTGCTCTGTAAGTTTAAGATAATCCTGCTGGTGAGTGATCGCTGAGGACAGGGGCAGCTAAAGAAACTTGGATGTCacagcccctcacccctgcctggctCAGGGTGATGTGTGTGGTGGCTAGCTGGAAAGGGTAGGTGGGGGTTAAGATACAGAAAGGGGCTGCTGGGGCAGCGGTGGATTCAACTCTCTAAAAATGACCTGGTGAAAAGCAGCATTGGGATAGGTAAATGAGAAGCCACTGTGGTGGTTTCTGATATAGAGTGGATCCTATTTATCTCAGGAAGCCTCAGGCTCATGAGTGATACCATCTCTGCTCAGGAAAGGCCAAATGAAGGAGTTCCTGTTGATGGATCTTCCACCTTTCCTTAGTCCTGGATTCTCTCCCAGCTCCCCAGAGCCTGTCATCTTTCAGTCCccaatttttttcctgctctttcaaATGCAAACGGGTCCATTTCAGTTTTCAGAtcacttctcttttctgttcGGTTGaaccctgtctcaggctctgtacTCTGAGTCCTATGTGAGCAGCTGATCCTTCTCTCTGTGGCCTCTAGATCCAGGTAGAGCATCCCTCCCTGCCAGAGCTCTGTCTTGCTTAGAGTTTGCCTTCTCAGGAACAGATGCATTCTTTTCCTTCAACAAACctgagcttctttttttttttttttttttgactccttTTGTAGGAACCACCACCAGTTTGCCTTTCTTTgctgagaaagagaagcagatcTTGCTTCCCTATATGTTATCTCTTAAAATTGGTCCTTGTGATTTAGTGCAGACAAACTCATGACTCCACTGGCATCCAGCAGGCAACATTTTCTATGAC
This genomic stretch from Prionailurus bengalensis isolate Pbe53 chromosome D2, Fcat_Pben_1.1_paternal_pri, whole genome shotgun sequence harbors:
- the LOC122492986 gene encoding olfactory receptor 13A1 — its product is METPLSPRTMSNQTLVTEFILQGFSEHPEYHVLLFSCFLSLYSVALTGNLLIILAISFNSGLHTPMYFFLFNLATMDIICTSSIMPKALEGLMSEESSISYGGCMAQLYFLTWAASSELLLLTVMAYDRYAAICHPLHYSTMMSKAFCSKLTTGVWVLCAFNTAIHTGLMLRLNFCGPNIVTHFFCEVPPLLLLSCSSTYVNIIMVVLADAFYGILNFLMTLVSYGFIISSILKMRTVEGKKKAFSTCSSHLIVVCMYYTAVFYAYISPVSSYSAEKSKLAGVLYTMLSPTLNPLMYTLRNKEVKAALRKIFSFTRN